In one Magallana gigas chromosome 7, xbMagGiga1.1, whole genome shotgun sequence genomic region, the following are encoded:
- the LOC105345948 gene encoding cathepsin K isoform X2 produces MVFKCLFVLALCTCYGRLYEIFLDKEWEDFKRIYSKTYTEQDEKIRHNKEADMGHHSYRLGMNEFGDMTTKEVTRMLNVPKGYATDNVSTFLPPNNLQLPETVNWTKEGYVTPVKNQGYCGSCWAFATTGGLEGQHFRKTKKLVSLSEQNLVDCCKENLGCTGGLPVTAYKYIARNGGIDTEESYPYLGKNGNCTFRPPKIGATCQGFVRVPAGDEVGLQKAVASVGPVTVSIDASLKSFYLYKEGVYDDKKCSKKMFNHFVLIVGYGKHLGKEYWLVKNSWGMSFGKDGYIMMARNQDNQCGISNQPVYPIV; encoded by the exons ATG GTGTTTAAATGCTTGTTTGTCCTTGCATTATGTACTTGTTATGGCCGGTTGTACGAGATCTTCCTGGATAAAGAATGGGAAGACTTTAAGCGGATCTACAGTAAAACCTATACAGAGCAAGACGAGAAAATCAG ACACAACAAGGAGGCGGACATGGGTCATCATAGCTATAGACTTGGCATGAACGAGTTTGGGGATATG ACAACAAAAGAAGTAACACGGATGTTAAATGTACCAAAAGGATACGCTACAGACAATGTTAGCACATTTCTACCACCAAACAACCTTCAACTACCAGAAACTGTCAACTGGACAAAAGAGGGTTATGTCACTCCCGTGAAAAACCAG GGTTACTGTGGGTCTTGTTGGGCTTTTGCAACCACTGGGGGATTAGAAGGACAGCATTTTCGGAAAACGAAGAAATTAGTCTCTCTTTCAGAACAAAACCTGGTTGACTGTTGCAAAG AAAACCTTGGATGTACAGGGGGATTACCTGTGACTGCTTACAAGTATATTGCAAGGAATGGAGGGATTGACACAGAAGAATCCTATCCTTACTTAGGAAAG AATGGCAATTGTACCTTTCGTCCACCGAAAATTGGAGCTACCTGTCAGGGGTTCGTCCGAGTCCCTGCTGGAGACGAGGTGGGTCTTCAGAAAGCGGTAGCTAGTGTTGGTCCAGTAACAGTTAGTATAGACGCTAGCCTGAAGTCATTTTATCTGTACAAGGAAGGAGTGTATGACGACAAAAAATGCAGCAAAAAGATGTTTAACCATTTTGTCTTGATTGTTGGATATGGAAAGCACCTTGGCAAAGAATACTGGCTTGTAAAGAACAG CTGGGGAATGTCATTTGGAAAGGACGGCTACATTATGATGGCTCGAAATCAAGACAACCAGTGTGGTATTTCAAACCAGCCTGTGTACCCTATTGTGTAG
- the LOC105345948 gene encoding cathepsin K isoform X1, which translates to MVFKCLFVLALCTCYGRLYEIFLDKEWEDFKRIYSKTYTEQDEKIRKSIWIQNIDIINRHNKEADMGHHSYRLGMNEFGDMTTKEVTRMLNVPKGYATDNVSTFLPPNNLQLPETVNWTKEGYVTPVKNQGYCGSCWAFATTGGLEGQHFRKTKKLVSLSEQNLVDCCKENLGCTGGLPVTAYKYIARNGGIDTEESYPYLGKNGNCTFRPPKIGATCQGFVRVPAGDEVGLQKAVASVGPVTVSIDASLKSFYLYKEGVYDDKKCSKKMFNHFVLIVGYGKHLGKEYWLVKNSWGMSFGKDGYIMMARNQDNQCGISNQPVYPIV; encoded by the exons ATG GTGTTTAAATGCTTGTTTGTCCTTGCATTATGTACTTGTTATGGCCGGTTGTACGAGATCTTCCTGGATAAAGAATGGGAAGACTTTAAGCGGATCTACAGTAAAACCTATACAGAGCAAGACGAGAAAATCAG AAAATCCATCTGGATCCAAAATATAGACATAATCAATAGACACAACAAGGAGGCGGACATGGGTCATCATAGCTATAGACTTGGCATGAACGAGTTTGGGGATATG ACAACAAAAGAAGTAACACGGATGTTAAATGTACCAAAAGGATACGCTACAGACAATGTTAGCACATTTCTACCACCAAACAACCTTCAACTACCAGAAACTGTCAACTGGACAAAAGAGGGTTATGTCACTCCCGTGAAAAACCAG GGTTACTGTGGGTCTTGTTGGGCTTTTGCAACCACTGGGGGATTAGAAGGACAGCATTTTCGGAAAACGAAGAAATTAGTCTCTCTTTCAGAACAAAACCTGGTTGACTGTTGCAAAG AAAACCTTGGATGTACAGGGGGATTACCTGTGACTGCTTACAAGTATATTGCAAGGAATGGAGGGATTGACACAGAAGAATCCTATCCTTACTTAGGAAAG AATGGCAATTGTACCTTTCGTCCACCGAAAATTGGAGCTACCTGTCAGGGGTTCGTCCGAGTCCCTGCTGGAGACGAGGTGGGTCTTCAGAAAGCGGTAGCTAGTGTTGGTCCAGTAACAGTTAGTATAGACGCTAGCCTGAAGTCATTTTATCTGTACAAGGAAGGAGTGTATGACGACAAAAAATGCAGCAAAAAGATGTTTAACCATTTTGTCTTGATTGTTGGATATGGAAAGCACCTTGGCAAAGAATACTGGCTTGTAAAGAACAG CTGGGGAATGTCATTTGGAAAGGACGGCTACATTATGATGGCTCGAAATCAAGACAACCAGTGTGGTATTTCAAACCAGCCTGTGTACCCTATTGTGTAG
- the LOC105345948 gene encoding procathepsin L isoform X3: MVFKCLFVLALCTCYGRLYEIFLDKEWEDFKRIYSKTYTEQDEKIRKSIWIQNIDIINRHNKEADMGHHSYRLGMNEFGDMTTKEVTRMLNVPKGYATDNVSTFLPPNNLQLPETVNWTKEGYVTPVKNQGYCGSCWAFATTGGLEGQHFRKTKKLVSLSEQNLVDCCKENLGCTGGLPVTAYKYIARNGGIDTEESYPYLGKLGNVIWKGRLHYDGSKSRQPVWYFKPACVPYCVGQKRFLKKGLSRFVSFLNVNQSNCKN, from the exons ATG GTGTTTAAATGCTTGTTTGTCCTTGCATTATGTACTTGTTATGGCCGGTTGTACGAGATCTTCCTGGATAAAGAATGGGAAGACTTTAAGCGGATCTACAGTAAAACCTATACAGAGCAAGACGAGAAAATCAG AAAATCCATCTGGATCCAAAATATAGACATAATCAATAGACACAACAAGGAGGCGGACATGGGTCATCATAGCTATAGACTTGGCATGAACGAGTTTGGGGATATG ACAACAAAAGAAGTAACACGGATGTTAAATGTACCAAAAGGATACGCTACAGACAATGTTAGCACATTTCTACCACCAAACAACCTTCAACTACCAGAAACTGTCAACTGGACAAAAGAGGGTTATGTCACTCCCGTGAAAAACCAG GGTTACTGTGGGTCTTGTTGGGCTTTTGCAACCACTGGGGGATTAGAAGGACAGCATTTTCGGAAAACGAAGAAATTAGTCTCTCTTTCAGAACAAAACCTGGTTGACTGTTGCAAAG AAAACCTTGGATGTACAGGGGGATTACCTGTGACTGCTTACAAGTATATTGCAAGGAATGGAGGGATTGACACAGAAGAATCCTATCCTTACTTAGGAAAG CTGGGGAATGTCATTTGGAAAGGACGGCTACATTATGATGGCTCGAAATCAAGACAACCAGTGTGGTATTTCAAACCAGCCTGTGTACCCTATTGTGTAGGAcaaaaacgatttttaaaaaaaggattgtCAAGATTCGTTTCATTTCTTAATGTTAATCAATCTAACTGTAAAAACTGA
- the LOC105345951 gene encoding transmembrane protein 26, whose product MESSEWPEPRRLVLILVKAVAVRLLFLLHCLLAISRVTEILGQPLFWTYSLTVVFLVLEGYHAVYRRNGLEHKWVSLGTLIFIVLEIGPIWIMELDKADRASGKISDTSNGGGSNMTSQNSQNENLISLDDDVFVYAIEQSFLLIMIIGRWALPKGQMSRDKLSNLLLVMIGKACDITDFFTLFSHNKVALDRAFTYVVLVVWSLSVFQFPISFTEAREENVIISFHRDRQYMKVVVRTLNVCLKTEIWSILGAIFMQEFPFLVCRSYAVGALGIVDDTIIFFLFKNSLIIAMYLYRLVSLCLEMDPYSDLKTEVVETEIEKGDKTLTIKEINDKEETVTHNLFFNKHSEAFPNETQNTSLKEITSKYQTTNIENVTMNSEKVDKQEKIIPEKALDTNSAKTEKSLQETKYKHHVRKLNNVDKQKSPIYVQKLLRIQTQQKLRRISKKPNINIAI is encoded by the exons ATGGAGTCATCTGAATGGCCAGAACCCAGGCGGCTAGTGCTAATACTGGTGAAGGCGGTGGCCGTGCGCCTGCTGTTCCTTTTACACTGCCTACTGGCCATATCGAGGGTGACAGAAATTCTAGGACAACCCCTGTTCTGGACTTATTCTTTGACCGTCGTGTTCCTGGTATTAGAGGGATATCATGCTGTTTATCGAAGAAATGGCTTGGAGCACAAGTG GGTGTCTTTGGGAACGCTCATATTCATCGTTTTGGAAATCGGTCCCATTTGGATCATGGAGCTTGATAAGGCAGATCGAGCTTCCGGTAAAATATCTGACACTAGTAATGGAGGAGGATccaatatgacgtcacag AATTCACAGAACGAAAACTTGATTAGTTTAGATGACGATGTTTTTGTTTACGCGATAGAACAAAGTTTTTTGTTGATCATGATCATCGGTAGATGGGCACTGCCAAAGGGTCAAATGTCACGTGACAAACTGTCCAACTTGTTATTGGTTATGATCGGCAAAGCTTGTGACATAACCGATTTCTTTACACTGTTCTCCCACAATAAAGTGGCACTAGACAGAGCCTTCACGTATGTTGTCCTCGTAGTGTGGAGTCTTAGTGTGTTCCAGTTCCCAATCTCCTTCACGGAGGCCAGAGAAGAGAACGTCATCATCAGTTTCCATAGAGACAGACAGTATATGAAGGTGGTGGTTCGAACCCTCAACGTGTGCCTCAAAACGGAAATCTGGAGCATTTTGGGGGCAATCTTCATGCAGGAGTTCCCGTTTTTAGTTTGTCGTTCCTATGCTGTCGGCGCTCTAGGAATAGTTGATGATACcatcattttcttcttatttaaaaattcattgataatAGCTATGTACCTGTATCGTCTTGTTTCCCTGTGTTTGGAGATGGACCCTTACAGTGATTTGAAAACTGAAGTGGTCGAAACAGAAATTGAAAAAGGAGATAAAACTCTTACCATAAAAGAAATAAACGATAAGGAGGAGACAGTGACTCATAATCTCTTTTTCAACAAACATTCTGAGGCATTTCCAAATGAGACACAGAATACGAGTCTCAAAGAAATTACCAGCAAATACCAAACAACGAACATAGAGAATGTTACGATGAACTCAGAGAAAGTTGATAAACAAGAAAAGATAATTCCAGAAAAAGCTCTGGATACAAACTCAGCAAAGACTGAAAAGAGTCTCCAAGAAACCAAATATAAACATCACGTAAGGAAATTAAATAATGTTGATAAACAAAAAAGCCCAATTTATGTCCAGAAGTTGTTACGGATTCAAACTCAACAAAAATTGAGAAGGATCTCCAAGAAACCAAACATAAACATCGCAATATGA
- the LOC105345950 gene encoding transmembrane protein 26-like, whose amino-acid sequence MFKMESEKLKSTRQLLTLGQVVGVRLVFLLHCLLAISRVSDILNKPLFWIYSLFVLFLILEGIHAVFRRDGLEHKWVSLGTLIFILLDIGPIWIMELDKADRASGRISKTSNGGGSNTTSQNLLNRNFISLDDDVFVYAIEQSFLLVMIIGRWALPKGQMSRDKLSNLLLVMIGKACDITDFFTLFSHKNVALDRTFTHVVLVVWSLSVFQFPISFTESRNDNVAISIHRDRQYMKIIVRTLNVCFKTEIWSILAAIFMQEFPFLVCRSYAVGALGIVNDSIIFFLFKNSLIISMYTYRLVSLCLEMDPYSDLRTAVVETEIINGRQTMTIQGIDDEEEIVTLDISANKQSEVDSRPNETHHQNFQENDYQQQTMNVKTVNKRIKPKICPENVKDS is encoded by the exons ATGTTCAAAATGGAGTCTGAGAAGTTAAAATCCACACGCCAATTGCTAACCTTGGGTCAGGTTGTTGGCGTGCGCCTAGTTTTCCTTTTACATTGTCTACTGGCTATATCAAGAGTATCAGACATTCTCAATAAACCTTTGTTTTGGATTTATTCTCTGTTCGTTCTGTTCCTGATTTTAGAGGGTATTCACGCTGTTTTCCGAAGAGATGGCTTGGAACACAAATG GGTGTCTTTGGGAACGCTCATATTCATCTTACTGGATATAGGTCCCATTTGGATCATGGAACTTGATAAGGCAGACCGAGCTTCTGGCAGAATATCTAAAACAAGTAATGGTGGAGGATCCAATACAACGTCACAG AATTTGCTAAACAGAAACTTCATCAGTTTAGATGACGATGTATTTGTTTATGCGATAGAGCAAAGCTTCTTGCTGGTCATGATCATTGGAAGATGGGCACTGCCTAAAGGTCAAATGTCACGTGACAAACTGTCCAATTTGTTATTGGTTATGATCGGCAAAGCTTGTGACATAACCGATTTCTTTACGCTGTTCTCCCACAAGAACGTGGCACTTGACAGAACCTTCACTCATGTTGTTCTGGTTGTGTGGAGCCTTAGTGTGTTTCAGTTTCCGATCTCCTTCACAGAGTCCAGAAACGACAACGTTGCCATCAGTATCCATAGAGACAGGCAGTATATGAAGATTATTGTACGAACCCTAAACGTGTGTTTTAAAACGGAAATTTGGAGCATATTGGCGGCAATCTTCATGCAGGAGTTCCCGTTTCTGGTTTGTCGTTCTTATGCCGTCGGTGCTCTGGGAATTGTAAATGACtctatcattttctttttattcaaaaactcgTTGATAATATCCATGTACACGTACCGTCTTGTTTCCCTGTGTTTGGAAATGGACCCTTATAGTGATTTGAGGACTGCAGTTGTTGAAACAGAGATTATAAATGGAAGACAAACCATGACCATTCAAGGAATTGATGATGAGGAAGAGATAGTGACGCTCGACATTTCAGCGAACAAACAATCTGAGGTTGATTCTCGTCCAAATGAGACACATCATCAGAATTTTCAAGAAAACGACTATCAACAGCAAACGATGAATGTGAAGACTGTTAACAAGCGCATAAAGCCCAAAATCTGTCCAGAAAATGTTAAGGATTCATAA